In Paenibacillus sonchi, a single genomic region encodes these proteins:
- a CDS encoding NAD-dependent epimerase/dehydratase family protein, whose protein sequence is MPTAIQAAIRSVQELEDRLARPSAALLEELARVDGDIMLLGVGGKMGPSLAGLAVNAIREAGLDKKVIGVSRFSNDALKQELLEAGVEIISADLSDDSALQALPETKNILYMAGNKFGTTGNEHFTWMMNAYLPGRVAERFRNSRIVVFSTGNVYPLTPVGQGGATERTSPNANGEYGQSCLGRERIFEHFSHKNGTPMFIYRLNYAIDLRYGVLLELARSVKEQRPIDITMGHANVIWQGDANELALRALLRCSSPPNVMNITGPETISLRWAATEIGRRLGIEPDFTGEEAPNALLSNASKAAASFGYPQVTLAQMIDWVAEWVRLDGATWNKPTHFQEREGKY, encoded by the coding sequence ATGCCAACCGCAATACAAGCTGCGATCCGATCAGTTCAGGAGCTGGAAGACCGGCTGGCCCGTCCGTCTGCCGCACTGCTGGAGGAGCTCGCCCGGGTCGATGGAGATATTATGCTGCTCGGAGTAGGCGGCAAAATGGGGCCGAGCCTGGCCGGGCTGGCGGTAAATGCAATCCGGGAGGCTGGCCTGGACAAGAAGGTAATCGGCGTTTCCCGCTTCTCGAACGATGCCTTGAAGCAGGAGCTGCTTGAAGCCGGAGTGGAGATTATCTCTGCGGATTTGTCTGACGACAGCGCGCTGCAGGCACTCCCTGAAACGAAAAATATCCTCTACATGGCCGGCAATAAATTCGGCACTACGGGGAATGAGCATTTCACATGGATGATGAATGCCTACCTGCCGGGGCGCGTCGCGGAACGTTTCCGCAATTCACGGATTGTAGTGTTCTCTACAGGCAATGTCTACCCGCTCACCCCGGTAGGCCAAGGCGGTGCAACGGAGCGGACCTCCCCGAATGCGAACGGGGAGTATGGGCAGTCCTGTCTGGGCCGTGAACGGATCTTCGAGCATTTCTCCCATAAGAATGGTACCCCGATGTTCATCTACCGGCTGAATTATGCCATAGACCTGCGTTATGGCGTTTTGCTTGAGCTCGCGAGGTCCGTGAAGGAGCAGCGGCCGATCGATATCACCATGGGGCACGCCAATGTGATTTGGCAGGGGGATGCCAACGAGCTGGCCCTGCGTGCGCTGCTCCGCTGCAGCTCGCCGCCGAATGTCATGAACATTACCGGACCGGAGACGATATCGCTGCGCTGGGCTGCAACGGAAATCGGCCGCAGGCTGGGTATAGAACCGGACTTCACGGGTGAAGAAGCGCCCAATGCCCTGTTGAGCAATGCATCCAAAGCGGCAGCTTCCTTCGGCTATCCGCAGGTAACACTCGCCCAGATGATCGATTGGGTCGCCGAATGGGTTCGTCTGGACGGCGCGACCTGGAACAAACCGACGCATTTTCAGGAACGGGAGGGCAAATATTAA
- a CDS encoding dihydrodipicolinate synthase family protein, whose product MGATRTPLTPELYEALHEGLAIPAHPLALTAGRKLDERRQRALTRYYLASGAGGIAVAVHSTQFEIRNPEIGLLEPVLRLAAEEVERAGLDRPFLKVAGICGGMEQAVLEAQLAASLGYEAGLLSMGGLQHWSEEELLERTRRVAEVIPVFGFYLQPSVGGRILSFDFWRKFAEIEGVIAIKMAPFNRYQSLDVVRAVMESSRCGEIALYTGNDDNIVTDLLTTYRFIVNGEPVEKKIVGGLLGHWAVWTSKAVQLLSEIKKIRNDASLAASWLTLGAEVTDSNAALFDPAHNFHGCIPGIHEALRRQGLLEGLWCLNPEEQLSPGQLEEISRVSRDYPHLVDNDFVAAHLEEWLM is encoded by the coding sequence ATGGGAGCGACAAGAACCCCCTTAACACCGGAGCTGTATGAAGCGCTGCATGAGGGTCTGGCAATTCCGGCACATCCCCTGGCCCTGACAGCCGGGCGCAAGCTGGATGAACGCCGTCAGCGGGCGTTGACCCGTTACTATTTGGCCTCCGGGGCGGGCGGAATTGCCGTGGCGGTGCATTCCACGCAATTCGAAATCCGCAATCCGGAGATCGGGCTGCTGGAGCCGGTGCTCAGGCTGGCGGCGGAAGAAGTGGAGCGTGCGGGTCTGGACCGGCCTTTTCTGAAGGTCGCCGGCATATGCGGCGGTATGGAGCAGGCTGTTCTGGAAGCGCAGCTCGCGGCAAGTCTGGGCTACGAAGCAGGACTGCTGAGTATGGGCGGGCTGCAGCACTGGAGCGAAGAGGAACTGCTGGAACGCACACGCAGAGTCGCGGAGGTGATTCCCGTATTCGGTTTTTATCTGCAGCCATCCGTTGGCGGCCGGATCTTAAGCTTTGACTTTTGGCGGAAATTTGCGGAGATTGAAGGGGTTATTGCGATCAAAATGGCACCGTTCAACCGTTATCAGAGCCTGGATGTGGTCAGGGCCGTGATGGAATCCAGCCGCTGCGGGGAAATCGCGCTCTACACCGGCAATGATGATAATATCGTTACAGATTTGCTCACCACTTACCGCTTTATAGTAAATGGCGAGCCGGTGGAGAAAAAAATCGTCGGCGGGCTCCTCGGCCACTGGGCAGTCTGGACCAGCAAAGCGGTTCAGCTTCTAAGCGAGATCAAAAAAATCCGCAACGATGCCTCTCTGGCGGCAAGCTGGCTGACCCTCGGCGCCGAAGTGACGGACAGCAACGCGGCGCTGTTTGATCCGGCCCATAATTTTCACGGCTGCATACCAGGCATTCATGAGGCGCTCCGCCGGCAGGGACTGCTTGAAGGCTTGTGGTGCCTGAATCCGGAGGAGCAGCTTTCGCCCGGACAGCTGGAAGAGATCAGCAGAGTGAGCAGGGATTACCCTCATCTCGTTGATAATGATTTCGTGGCAGCGCATTTGGAGGAGTGGCTCATGTAA
- a CDS encoding alpha-amylase family glycosyl hydrolase: MKSHYKAAAVLSLSLSMVLGAAVPALADPATSVNNKVNYSTDVMYQIVTDRFSDGNPSNNPTGAAFSSDHSNMKLYFGGDWKGIINKINDGYLTGMGVTAIWISQPVENITSVINYSGVNNTSYHGYWPRDFKKTNAAFGSFTDFQNLISTAHANNIKVIIDFAPNHTSPASSSQPSFAENGALYNNGTLLGNYTNDSNGLFHHKGGTDFSTIEDGIYRNLYDLADINQNNNTIDKYFKEAIDLWLGLGVDGIRFDAVKHMPFGWQKSLASSMYSSSHPVFTFGEWFLGPDETSPDNVKFANSSGMNLLDFAYAQEVREVFKDKSETMTDLNTMLESTASSYNYIHNMVTFIDNHDMDRFQAAGSSTRPTEQALALTLTSRGVPAIYYGTEQYMTGVGDPYNRAMMTGFNTNTTAYKLIKALAPLRKSNPALAYGTTTQRWVNNDVYIYERKFGNSVALVAINRNTTTPYPISNLLSSLPAGNYTDVLGGLLNGNSISVGSGGSVTNFTLAAGGTAVWQSTAPASTPSVANVGPTMGKPGNTVTIDGQGFGSSAGTVYFGTTAVTGSNIVSWEDSEIKVKIPNVAAGKTTVKVTTASSATSNAFSNFNVLTADQVTVRFKVNNATTSLGSNVYLVGNVAELGAWSASDAIGPMYNVVEETYPTWYYDVSVPAGTPLQFKLIKSNGTTVTWEGGSNHTYTSPTSGVGTVTVDWQN, encoded by the coding sequence ATGAAATCGCATTACAAGGCTGCGGCTGTCCTATCGCTTTCGCTTAGTATGGTTCTTGGTGCCGCTGTGCCGGCACTGGCTGATCCGGCTACAAGTGTAAATAACAAGGTTAATTACAGTACTGATGTCATGTACCAGATCGTGACCGACCGGTTTTCGGACGGTAATCCGTCCAATAACCCGACAGGAGCCGCCTTCAGCAGCGATCATTCCAATATGAAACTGTATTTCGGCGGCGACTGGAAGGGAATCATCAATAAAATCAATGACGGTTACCTGACCGGTATGGGGGTTACTGCGATCTGGATTTCCCAGCCGGTGGAGAACATCACCTCTGTCATTAATTATTCCGGTGTGAACAATACGTCCTACCACGGCTATTGGCCGAGGGATTTCAAAAAAACCAATGCCGCCTTCGGAAGTTTTACCGATTTTCAAAACCTGATCTCCACAGCACATGCGAATAACATCAAAGTCATTATCGACTTTGCTCCCAACCACACCAGCCCGGCTTCGTCGTCGCAACCAAGTTTTGCTGAGAACGGCGCGCTGTATAACAATGGCACGCTGCTCGGCAACTACACTAATGACTCCAACGGTTTGTTCCATCACAAAGGAGGTACGGATTTTTCCACCATTGAAGACGGTATTTACCGGAATCTGTATGATCTGGCGGATATCAATCAAAACAACAACACGATTGACAAATATTTCAAAGAAGCCATTGATCTTTGGCTAGGCCTGGGTGTAGACGGCATCCGGTTCGATGCGGTGAAACATATGCCGTTCGGCTGGCAAAAAAGCCTGGCCTCTTCCATGTACAGCAGCAGTCATCCGGTTTTCACCTTCGGTGAATGGTTCCTTGGTCCAGACGAAACCAGTCCGGACAATGTCAAATTTGCCAACAGCAGTGGCATGAACCTGCTTGACTTCGCATACGCTCAGGAAGTCCGCGAAGTATTCAAGGACAAATCGGAAACGATGACTGATCTCAACACTATGCTGGAATCTACTGCCTCCAGCTATAATTATATTCATAATATGGTTACCTTCATCGACAATCACGATATGGACCGCTTCCAGGCGGCCGGCTCCAGCACACGGCCGACGGAGCAGGCGCTGGCGCTCACCCTTACTTCCCGGGGTGTGCCGGCCATTTATTATGGTACCGAGCAGTACATGACCGGCGTCGGCGATCCGTATAACCGGGCAATGATGACAGGATTTAATACCAACACAACCGCTTACAAGCTGATCAAAGCTCTGGCTCCGCTGCGCAAGTCCAATCCTGCACTTGCTTACGGCACGACCACACAGCGTTGGGTCAACAACGATGTGTATATTTATGAACGTAAATTCGGCAACAGCGTCGCTCTTGTAGCCATCAACCGCAATACGACCACACCGTATCCGATTTCGAATCTGTTATCTTCGCTGCCTGCAGGCAACTACACAGATGTGTTGGGCGGATTATTAAATGGCAACTCAATTTCCGTCGGCAGCGGCGGCTCCGTCACCAACTTCACGCTTGCGGCTGGAGGAACGGCGGTTTGGCAGTCTACAGCCCCTGCATCAACACCTTCCGTTGCAAATGTCGGACCGACGATGGGCAAACCGGGCAACACAGTAACGATTGACGGACAGGGCTTTGGCAGCAGTGCGGGAACAGTGTATTTCGGAACTACCGCTGTCACCGGTTCGAACATTGTGAGCTGGGAAGATTCCGAGATCAAAGTAAAAATTCCAAATGTTGCTGCTGGCAAGACAACAGTAAAAGTAACCACAGCTTCCAGTGCAACAAGCAATGCATTCAGCAATTTCAATGTATTGACTGCTGATCAGGTCACCGTACGCTTTAAAGTCAACAACGCGACCACAAGCCTTGGATCAAACGTGTATCTGGTCGGCAATGTAGCCGAGCTGGGTGCCTGGAGCGCTTCTGATGCGATCGGCCCTATGTACAACGTAGTTGAAGAAACCTACCCGACATGGTACTACGATGTCAGTGTACCGGCTGGTACGCCTCTGCAGTTCAAGCTAATTAAATCGAACGGCACTACCGTTACCTGGGAAGGCGGCAGCAACCATACGTATACCTCCCCAACCAGCGGCGTAGGCACAGTGACGGTTGACTGGCAGAACTAA
- a CDS encoding NUDIX hydrolase, giving the protein MPKKPVTDRNGLTEEQFLQSYDAGRYERPSVTVDMLIFTVMEQEQDNYRKLSEKSLQLLMIQRGEHPYLGQWALPGGFVGVDESLEDAALRELYSETNIDNVYMEQLYTWGDVGRDPRMRVISSSYIALVDRKTLDVQAGDDAADAGWFEVTYDVLESGRKELAEGYVEEQKIRITLQKEDVELTGVVAITETVQGHVRRVRREIAENHGFAFDHLKMIQYAIERLRGKVEYTDIIFNLMPPLFTLSELQRVYEIILGRELLAPAFRRKIADSVTETEEFTKDAGHRPSKLYRYRADKGSR; this is encoded by the coding sequence ATGCCCAAAAAACCGGTCACTGACCGCAATGGCTTAACTGAGGAACAATTTCTGCAGAGCTATGATGCCGGGAGGTATGAACGCCCGTCCGTTACTGTCGATATGCTGATCTTCACGGTGATGGAGCAGGAGCAGGACAATTACCGCAAGCTGTCGGAGAAATCGTTGCAGCTCCTGATGATCCAGCGCGGGGAGCACCCGTATCTTGGCCAATGGGCGCTCCCTGGGGGATTCGTCGGTGTAGATGAGAGTCTGGAGGACGCCGCCCTCCGGGAGCTGTACAGCGAGACGAATATCGATAATGTCTATATGGAGCAGCTGTATACCTGGGGAGATGTGGGCCGTGATCCGCGTATGCGCGTAATCAGCAGCTCATATATCGCGCTGGTTGACCGCAAGACGCTTGACGTGCAGGCTGGCGATGATGCTGCAGATGCGGGCTGGTTCGAGGTCACGTATGATGTGCTGGAATCCGGCCGCAAGGAGCTGGCGGAAGGTTATGTGGAGGAGCAAAAGATTCGCATCACCTTGCAGAAGGAGGATGTTGAGCTTACTGGTGTAGTCGCTATTACTGAAACCGTCCAAGGGCATGTCCGGCGCGTCCGGCGGGAGATTGCCGAGAATCACGGCTTCGCCTTTGATCACCTGAAGATGATCCAATATGCGATAGAACGCCTGCGGGGCAAGGTGGAATATACCGATATTATTTTCAATCTGATGCCGCCGCTGTTTACCCTGTCCGAGCTTCAGCGGGTCTACGAAATTATCCTTGGCAGAGAGCTGCTGGCTCCGGCATTCCGCCGCAAAATTGCCGATAGTGTAACTGAAACTGAAGAATTCACCAAAGATGCGGGCCACCGCCCTTCGAAGCTGTACCGGTACAGAGCGGACAAGGGTTCCCGGTAA
- a CDS encoding TIGR02452 family protein: protein MNQSLNPRNKRASIARETLDILEKGNYTGPAGRMVDIAEDVNACISGTRLYAPDELPQLITAARSRMGEASGRRAELAVTGESTLEAAYRLVVKEGRVQTVCLNFASAKNPGGGFLGGSQAQEESLARASALYPAISQKDEMYKYNRSRKTCLYSHYMIHSPQVPVIRDNQDQLLAEPYCVSFITAPAVNAGVVREREPQEAGLIKTVMLERIRYILAVAARNGHKTIVLGAFGCGVFRNNPAEVAGWFRQVLLDEGYQSLFEQIVFAVLDHSPQQSTLGAFRTVFSA from the coding sequence ATGAATCAAAGTCTCAATCCCAGAAATAAAAGAGCGTCTATTGCGCGTGAAACACTGGATATATTGGAAAAAGGAAACTATACAGGTCCTGCGGGCCGGATGGTTGACATTGCCGAGGACGTCAACGCATGCATCTCGGGGACTCGGCTGTATGCCCCGGATGAGCTGCCTCAGCTGATTACAGCTGCACGGTCACGGATGGGGGAAGCTTCCGGACGGCGCGCGGAACTGGCAGTCACCGGAGAATCAACTCTGGAAGCGGCATACCGGCTGGTGGTCAAGGAAGGCAGGGTGCAGACGGTATGTCTGAACTTTGCTTCCGCCAAGAACCCGGGAGGCGGCTTCCTCGGCGGCAGCCAGGCTCAGGAGGAAAGCTTGGCCCGTGCCTCTGCGCTGTATCCGGCAATCTCACAAAAAGATGAAATGTACAAATACAACCGCAGCCGCAAAACCTGTCTGTACTCTCACTACATGATTCATTCTCCGCAAGTTCCCGTGATCCGTGACAATCAGGACCAGCTGCTGGCCGAGCCTTATTGTGTGTCGTTCATAACCGCACCAGCGGTAAATGCAGGGGTTGTCCGCGAGCGGGAGCCTCAGGAGGCCGGACTTATCAAGACTGTTATGCTGGAGCGAATCCGTTATATTCTGGCGGTTGCTGCCAGGAATGGACACAAGACTATCGTGCTCGGAGCGTTTGGCTGCGGAGTTTTCCGCAACAATCCGGCAGAGGTGGCCGGGTGGTTCAGGCAGGTGCTGCTGGATGAAGGATACCAGAGTCTGTTTGAGCAGATTGTTTTTGCTGTGCTGGATCATTCTCCGCAGCAGAGCACGCTGGGCGCTTTTCGGACAGTCTTCAGTGCATAA
- a CDS encoding IS701 family transposase, which translates to MLSLYLPIVKFILALHLQMSKPQLGHLFTLVQGIILCAGRKNITQIQHAAKGNRHLSSATNFLNHSPWCVNRMQRRRMERVMKLISAKAGDKRAPVFLIVDDTCCKKDKSTKKMEGLSFQYAHEAGKTVWCHCLVTTHVVAAEGSYAWDYRPYYPKKYCQAQRLPFKSKNDLALEMVEAFPNPQDERVYVLIDSWYTSEKVINACNRKGFHVIAAVKTNRRIRPAGISMPLDDFAQQYIRKSDLHSVTVEDQGKYWVYPYEGPVSDIENVKLLLSWKDEYTASSKPQVCLLCTDLSLDLVTIQRYYHVRWNIETGYRYFKELLGFDQYQLLSLHGIERFWAIQFLTQNFLECQRQEWMTPTSKLTLGDVVRRIREEHFGQMIVYVYQQALEKKPLFDILQLFRLSA; encoded by the coding sequence ATGTTATCCCTCTACCTGCCCATCGTCAAGTTTATTTTGGCCCTCCATTTGCAAATGTCTAAGCCACAGCTCGGCCATCTGTTTACGCTCGTTCAAGGCATCATTCTCTGTGCCGGACGGAAGAATATCACTCAAATTCAGCATGCGGCCAAAGGCAATCGTCATTTAAGCAGCGCGACGAATTTCCTGAATCATTCGCCGTGGTGTGTGAACCGCATGCAGCGTCGGCGCATGGAAAGGGTCATGAAACTTATTTCTGCCAAAGCTGGCGATAAGCGAGCTCCCGTATTCCTCATCGTGGACGACACGTGTTGCAAGAAAGACAAGTCGACGAAGAAAATGGAGGGGCTCAGCTTTCAGTATGCTCATGAAGCCGGGAAAACGGTATGGTGCCATTGCTTGGTCACTACGCATGTGGTTGCTGCAGAGGGCTCCTATGCCTGGGATTATCGCCCCTACTATCCCAAGAAGTACTGCCAGGCTCAGCGTCTGCCTTTTAAGAGCAAAAATGATTTAGCGTTAGAGATGGTCGAGGCGTTTCCCAATCCCCAAGACGAACGGGTCTACGTCCTCATAGATAGCTGGTACACCAGCGAAAAAGTGATTAACGCGTGTAACCGCAAAGGATTTCATGTCATTGCCGCCGTCAAAACCAATCGCCGGATTCGTCCGGCGGGGATTAGCATGCCTTTAGATGATTTCGCCCAGCAGTACATTCGCAAGTCTGACCTCCACTCCGTTACGGTAGAGGATCAGGGAAAGTACTGGGTCTACCCGTACGAGGGACCGGTGAGCGACATCGAAAACGTCAAATTGTTGCTGTCCTGGAAGGACGAATACACCGCTTCGAGCAAACCACAGGTTTGTCTCCTGTGCACGGATCTGTCTCTGGATCTCGTTACGATCCAAAGGTATTATCACGTGCGGTGGAATATCGAGACGGGATATCGATACTTCAAGGAACTGCTTGGCTTTGACCAATATCAATTGCTTTCGCTTCATGGCATTGAGCGCTTTTGGGCGATCCAGTTCTTGACGCAGAATTTCTTGGAGTGTCAGCGGCAAGAGTGGATGACACCAACCTCCAAGCTCACGCTGGGTGATGTAGTGCGCCGCATTCGAGAAGAGCATTTCGGGCAAATGATCGTCTATGTGTATCAACAAGCCCTGGAAAAGAAGCCTCTTTTCGACATTCTCCAGTTATTTCGGTTGTCTGCCTAA
- a CDS encoding bacteriohemerythrin: MINWKDSYDIGVEKIDCQHRQLLVKLNEFFEACTNQQGKEKIEETLKFLKEYTLEHFSDEEHLMQDIDFPELAEHRKTHAEFVKTVLDLEESIKSKGVSVLSTIKLNRTLTDWLLNHINKCDKLIGQCIASKGNQAV, encoded by the coding sequence GTGATTAACTGGAAGGATTCATATGACATCGGGGTCGAAAAGATTGACTGCCAGCACAGACAGCTGCTTGTGAAGCTGAATGAATTTTTTGAAGCTTGCACGAACCAGCAGGGGAAAGAAAAGATTGAAGAGACTCTGAAGTTCCTCAAGGAGTATACGCTTGAACATTTCAGCGATGAGGAACACTTGATGCAGGACATCGATTTTCCGGAATTGGCCGAGCACCGCAAGACCCATGCTGAATTTGTAAAGACCGTGCTGGATCTGGAGGAAAGCATCAAGAGCAAGGGCGTATCCGTCCTGTCTACCATCAAGCTGAACCGCACATTAACAGACTGGCTGCTCAATCATATCAACAAATGCGATAAGCTGATTGGGCAATGCATTGCCAGCAAGGGCAATCAAGCCGTATAA
- a CDS encoding MarR family winged helix-turn-helix transcriptional regulator: MDSLQEDNMPKREANIDGLQQFVLDFPLANEAFFALVETTAGLVAVSEKYWQAQGLNGARIRVLVEIAKQGGAILPSVLASRIGVTKANISLLLTPLEKDGYISRTEHVRDGRKSVISLTEAGRALLSQQLPGNRETVAGVMNRLDTDELRQLMGLLHKLNKP, from the coding sequence ATGGATTCACTGCAGGAAGACAATATGCCCAAAAGAGAAGCGAATATAGACGGTTTGCAGCAGTTTGTTCTGGACTTTCCGCTGGCTAACGAGGCCTTTTTTGCTCTGGTGGAGACGACAGCAGGTCTTGTCGCGGTTTCGGAGAAGTACTGGCAGGCACAGGGGCTGAATGGCGCAAGAATCCGTGTGCTGGTGGAGATCGCGAAGCAAGGAGGCGCCATTCTCCCCTCGGTGCTGGCCAGTCGGATCGGGGTGACCAAAGCGAATATCAGCTTGCTGCTGACTCCGCTGGAGAAGGATGGATATATCAGCAGGACAGAGCATGTCCGCGATGGGCGCAAATCGGTCATTTCACTTACAGAAGCCGGACGGGCACTGCTGTCCCAACAGCTTCCCGGAAACCGCGAAACGGTTGCCGGGGTGATGAACCGGCTGGACACGGATGAGCTGCGCCAGCTGATGGGGTTGCTGCATAAGCTGAACAAGCCGTAA
- a CDS encoding SEC-C metal-binding domain-containing protein: MNSSYDDSTDGVMYGGLTLHDGSRPRWMSEGEEHFLEQLKVQPEDGYLWNKLGNLYFSGGRPELAAAVFEHSVSIDASQMESHYSLGKILLEIGEMELAAKYLRQAVLYAGTYTRLGALELREMLAVILYSLFELYDGFQRLAPSLFPAEEEIAMMEGFEETAAAAIPTMDLRNLNVIQGDLKSFYPVAEMYMGSRAGDLPAHERKLKEQAPAIGGTANPVDANRFPLKGWGSKQRPIIIRAKTEARMKQVQLVCDHFGWNYMMGMEFTEDLSDLEKAIKEKLTPDNIYDPCPCGSGKKFKFCCASTMKNFDLDVYLAAFTGGETQ; the protein is encoded by the coding sequence ATGAATAGTTCATATGATGACAGCACTGACGGTGTCATGTACGGGGGGCTGACTCTTCATGACGGCAGCAGACCACGGTGGATGAGTGAGGGAGAGGAGCATTTTCTGGAGCAGTTGAAAGTGCAGCCTGAGGACGGCTACCTATGGAACAAGCTGGGGAATTTATATTTTTCAGGTGGCAGACCCGAGCTGGCCGCTGCTGTCTTTGAGCATTCGGTCAGCATCGATGCTTCCCAGATGGAATCTCACTATTCGCTTGGGAAAATATTGCTGGAAATTGGAGAGATGGAGCTGGCCGCCAAGTACTTGCGTCAAGCGGTGCTGTATGCCGGCACTTATACTAGACTCGGTGCCTTGGAGCTTCGGGAGATGCTGGCTGTTATATTATACTCTTTATTCGAGCTTTATGATGGTTTCCAGAGGCTAGCGCCTTCATTATTTCCTGCGGAAGAGGAGATTGCTATGATGGAGGGATTCGAAGAAACAGCAGCAGCTGCAATCCCGACCATGGATCTGAGAAATTTGAATGTGATCCAAGGAGATCTGAAGTCCTTCTATCCTGTTGCAGAGATGTATATGGGGAGCCGTGCCGGGGATCTTCCAGCGCATGAGCGTAAGCTTAAGGAGCAGGCACCGGCAATCGGGGGGACGGCTAATCCGGTGGATGCCAACAGGTTTCCCCTCAAGGGTTGGGGATCTAAGCAGCGGCCGATTATAATCCGGGCCAAGACAGAAGCGAGGATGAAGCAGGTGCAGCTTGTATGTGATCATTTTGGCTGGAACTATATGATGGGTATGGAGTTTACTGAGGATCTTTCGGATTTGGAGAAGGCGATCAAGGAGAAACTGACTCCGGATAATATCTATGATCCTTGTCCTTGCGGAAGCGGGAAAAAGTTCAAATTCTGCTGCGCAAGCACCATGAAGAATTTTGATCTGGATGTCTACTTGGCGGCGTTTACTGGAGGAGAGACACAATAA
- a CDS encoding SDR family oxidoreductase, whose amino-acid sequence MTIMITGATGQLGSLIIENLLAELSDSTIIAGVRNLDTATHFKDKGVVVRCADYDRPETLQDAFAGVNKLLLISSSHTDDDVRLVQHKRVIDAAKAAGVAHILYTSFAFPQAGNKGTSSVHGLTEQAILDSGMDYTILRNGLYIDFVGVLGLNEAICSGVLATQPGDWQFNAVTRRDLAQATAKVLAGNGHEHRIYELAAAQTWTFAGLAEVLTELAGKPVIHTADASVQHWIYHFLSSIDTKSTSNDLEQLMGQPVTSLKESIAPFLNLENV is encoded by the coding sequence ATGACTATTATGATCACCGGAGCTACAGGACAATTAGGCAGTCTGATTATTGAGAATTTGCTAGCCGAACTCTCGGACAGCACAATCATCGCGGGAGTCCGTAATTTGGATACGGCTACACACTTCAAAGACAAAGGAGTTGTAGTCCGCTGCGCCGATTACGATAGGCCGGAAACGCTGCAGGACGCTTTTGCCGGAGTGAACAAGCTGCTGCTGATTTCCAGCTCACATACGGATGATGATGTCCGGCTGGTTCAACATAAGCGGGTGATCGATGCAGCCAAGGCAGCCGGAGTTGCGCATATTTTGTATACCAGCTTTGCTTTTCCGCAAGCAGGCAATAAGGGAACAAGCAGCGTTCATGGCCTTACCGAACAGGCGATACTCGATTCGGGAATGGACTATACGATTTTACGCAACGGCCTGTACATTGATTTCGTGGGCGTACTTGGCCTGAATGAGGCAATATGCAGTGGTGTGCTGGCGACGCAGCCTGGTGATTGGCAGTTCAATGCCGTAACACGCCGTGACCTGGCGCAGGCAACCGCAAAGGTGCTGGCCGGAAACGGGCATGAGCATCGGATTTATGAGCTGGCTGCGGCGCAGACATGGACGTTTGCCGGCCTTGCAGAAGTGCTTACTGAGCTTGCCGGCAAGCCGGTAATCCATACTGCAGATGCGTCTGTGCAGCACTGGATCTATCATTTTCTGAGCAGTATTGATACTAAGTCCACCTCAAACGATCTGGAGCAATTGATGGGACAGCCCGTAACATCGCTTAAGGAGAGCATCGCACCTTTTTTGAATCTGGAGAATGTGTGA
- a CDS encoding response regulator transcription factor yields the protein MKKILVADDDVNIRTLLRHVLTREGYAVLEAADGREAMGLMKGSTVDLAVVDVMMPYIDGLELCQHIRETYDIPVILLTARQQLSDKEQGYLRGTDDYVTKPFEPDELLFRIKALFRRYSVAASDKIRLNSLVIDRKNYEISDGNDVLLLPVKEFELLAQLAEYPGRLFSRSELIELIWGADYEGDERTVDVHIKRLRDRFSGYKNDFTIRTVRGIGYKVETVSP from the coding sequence ATGAAGAAAATATTAGTGGCCGACGATGATGTGAATATCCGCACGCTGCTGCGGCATGTGCTGACCAGGGAAGGGTATGCTGTGCTGGAGGCCGCCGACGGGCGTGAGGCCATGGGACTGATGAAAGGCAGTACTGTGGATTTGGCGGTTGTAGATGTGATGATGCCGTATATAGACGGGTTGGAGCTGTGCCAGCATATCCGGGAGACGTATGATATTCCGGTCATTCTGCTTACCGCACGGCAGCAGCTCAGCGACAAGGAGCAGGGGTATTTACGCGGGACGGATGATTATGTCACCAAGCCTTTTGAACCGGACGAATTGCTCTTTCGCATCAAAGCCTTGTTCCGCCGTTATTCTGTAGCCGCGAGTGACAAGATCCGCCTGAATTCTTTGGTGATTGACCGGAAAAATTATGAGATCAGCGACGGCAACGATGTGCTTCTGCTGCCCGTAAAGGAATTTGAGCTGCTGGCCCAGCTTGCGGAGTACCCGGGACGGCTGTTCTCGCGCAGCGAGCTGATTGAGCTGATATGGGGTGCGGATTATGAGGGGGATGAGCGGACGGTCGATGTGCACATCAAACGCCTGCGCGACCGGTTCAGCGGATACAAAAATGATTTTACCATCCGCACAGTCCGGGGCATCGGCTATAAAGTCGAAACGGTGAGTCCATGA